The Diospyros lotus cultivar Yz01 chromosome 11, ASM1463336v1, whole genome shotgun sequence region TGGTTGCTCCCCTAATTCAGCATGAATTAGAAGGATGCAACAAGGGAGAAACAAAGTAGaacagagagaagaaagaaagagagagagttaggGAGAGATGAGAGAAGGTTGAGGAAGAATTTAGAATTCCTTCTTTGATATTCAATGCTCTCCTCCAAGAGAGCCTTGGGGAGTATATACATCCTGACAAGGGACGCTGCCACAGCAGATCCTATCCCCCCTACAGTTGGAACAACCTcctttgtcctattctagcccttACACGTGAGTACCCTCTAGGCTAACAAACTCATTCAACAGAATTATAGCAATAAAAGAAATAGCAAAAGTTACAGCAACAGAAATCAAAATTTCTGTAACTAAGGGCGCGTCTCGTGACAATTCCCCATCCCTTAacaaatttcttgtcctcaagaaatgctaaggaggCTAGCTGCTCCTGGAAATTGTTTAAGTAAACTGGGCAGGAACTCCCAGGTGTTGCTACCTGTTGACCCATTTTGCCACTTTACCAAGACTTGGATAAGTGGAACTGCCTGGTTGTAAACCACCTTTCTATCTAATATGGCCTCTGGTTCTTCCACCCTATCCTTCTCCTTAGGAAGTGAAGGCAACGCTGGGTTCACCTGCTCAATGCCAACTGACCTCTTCACCTCTTCAAGAGGGACACATGGAACACCGAATGAATATGTGATTCCTCAAGAAGTTACAAGCGGTAGGCCACCTTCCCAACCTTGGAAGTAATGGGAAATGGTCCAAAATACCTAAGGACTGAGTTTGGACACTGGCCCTTGGGTGATAGATTTCAAACGGGGATACCTCAGCCTTAGATACAGCTTCTCCCCTACTTCAAACTCCCTGTCACTCCTCCTCTGATCAGCACATTGCTTCATTCTATTCTGGGCTAACGCAAACTCCTGCTTCAACTGTTGCAAGACCGTTCTCCTCTACTGCAAGTACTCCTCAACGGAAGCTGCAGTAGTATGCTCTCCTATGACTGGTAAAATGGGAGGTTTGTAACAAAACCTCAAATGGGGACATTTTCAGGGAAGTGTGgtagagttataccaccattagGCCAAGGAAAGCCACCCACGCCAGCTTTTGGGTTGCAAGATACAAACACACCTCAAATAGTTTCCAAACTCTTATTCACCCTCTCATTTTGCCCATCCGATTGAGGGTGATAGGCCGTAGACATGTTAAGCTTAATTCCCAATGCCTTCATAAGTTCCTGCCACAAGAGGCTTGTGAAGATCTTGTCACGATCTGAAATTATAGACTTAGGAACTCCATGCAATGCCACCACCGAATCCAGAAATACCCTGGCCACCTCTTGGGCTGTATAAGGATGGGTCAACCCTATAAAATGGGCGAATTTGGTTAATCTATCAACCACAACCAGTATGTTGTCCTTCCTTTCAGATTTAAGTAACCCCTTAATAAAGTCCATAGACACACTAGTCCAAGCTTGACTGAGTATTAGTAGGGGTTGTAAGAGACCGGGATAGGCCACATTTTCATGCCAGGTGTCACAAGCTAGCACGAACTCCCTCACTTCTACCTTGACCTTGGGCCAATGGAATAGTTGCCTCACCCGGAGGTAGGTATTTTGAATCCCAGAGTGTCCCCCCAAAGGGGACTCGTGTAGGGGCTGTTAAATCCTCCTCTTGAGAGCCTCACTATCACCAATAACAATCCTACCATTATACCTCAACATTTCTTCCACCGTGTATCCATCAGCTTCTTTAGGTCCCACAGCTAACCTCTCCAAGATTTCCTTCACCTGTTCATCTCCTTCATAGTTGTCTACTACTTCTTTACACTACTCTGGAATTATAGTGGTTATGGTTGTAGTACTCCCCTCCTCATGGCACCTTGAGAGTGCATCCACGACCACATTTTCTTTGCCCTTCCTATACTATATTGAGTCTAATCCTATCAGTTAGGCCATTCCCTTCTTTTGCAATTGAGTTTGTAATTTTTGCtataacaaaaatttcaaactctcGTGATCTATCTTAATTATGAATCTTCCTCCTTCTAAGTAGTGACACCATTTTTCCATAGCCATCAGCACTGCCAAAAATTCGTTTTCATATATGCTAAGGCCGAGATGCCTTGGGCTTAAGGCTTGGCTTAGGAATGCCAAGGGCCTACCTCCTTGCATCAACACAACACCAATCCTTGCCCCACAtgaatcaatctctaaatcaaAAGGTTTGCTAAAATCTAGCAAACCCAAGACAGATACTCTACTCATGGCCCCCCTTCAACCTTTCAAAGGCTTCCTCAGCCTCTTGCCCCCAGCTAAAACTCCCCTTCTTTAAGAGATCCGTTAGGGGTTTATTGATGACACCATACCCCTTAACAAACCTGCGATAGTATCCAGTGAGCCTAAGGAACCCCCTCAAAGCCCTTACCTTAGTTGGCTTGGGCCAAGCCAACATGGCTTCCACCTTCCTTGGGCCAGTGCTAACCCCATCTCCTAAAATCAAATGACCCAAGTACTCTACCTGATCTTGACCAAAGGCACACTTAAACCCTTTGATGAAGAGTTGGTTAGTCCTAAAGACCTCAAAGGTGGTTCTTAGGTGAGTCAAGAGTTGGTTCAAATTTGGACTATAGACAAGGATGTCATCAAGGAACACAAGTATGAATTTTCTTAGATATGActcaaaaatttggttcatgagGGATAGGAAAGTGGTCAAGGCATTAGTGAGCCTgaagggcatcaccaagaattcaaagtgcCCATGGTGTGTCCTAAAGGTGATTTTATGAACATCCTCAAGCATCATTCTAATTTGATGGTAGCTCAAGCAGAGGTCAAGCTTTAAAAAGAATTTGGCATTGTGCAGTTCATCCATTAGGTCTTCCACAAGAGGCATagggaatttatctttgatggtcaAGGTGTTAAATTGGtaataatccacacaaaaacaccatgacatccctttttttttttttttaactaagagAACTGGGGAGGTAAAAGAACTTTAGCTAGGTCTTATGAAAGATTGGTTTAGCATTTCCTGAACCATCTTTTCAATCTTTGTTTTCTAGATTGGGTGATAACGGTAAGACCTAATGTTGATGGGTTCAGTATTGGGTTTAAGATTAATAGAATAGTCCAATGCTCTAGTAAGGGGAAGGGTGGTAGGTTCAGCAAAGAAGTCCCTAAATTCTACCAGCAATTCATCAATAAGGTGCAGTGGTTGTACCTAATCAAGCTTCCTTAATGAGTGTTGATTGTTAGGTGCATTTCTCCATACATCACCCTATTAGGTCCTCCTTCATCGCCACAATCAAGAGCAATTGTGTCAATTGGCACCATTTTGTTCTTAAAAACCCTTTGCAATCTCTTCCCAGTGATCATTTTGCACGTCCTAGTTTCCTTTCCTCCTGTGAGAGTCATCTTCCTTCCTCCCTTATCAAAAGACACCTCCATCttactaaaatcaaaacttATGAGGCTCACCCCCTTCATCCAGTCAACCCCTAATACCACATCACAACCTCCCAGTTGTAGCAACCTGAGATCAACCTCAAACTCctcccttgcatctcccaacaaaaaCCAAGGCAAGCTGACCTACTTAGCACCCTACTTCCATTAGCCACTGTCACACTCAAAGGTTGGGTTCCCATGAGTAGACACTTCAACCTCTTAGCCGTCCCCTCATCTAGGAAGttgtgggtgctcccactatcaatcaaaATTAGGAGGCTACAGTCCTTCACCTTTCCCTCTACCTTGATTATCTTGTTATTAGTTACCCCCTTCATTGCATGGAGTGATATCTCTCCATTATCTTCTTCCCCTGACTCCCtacactcttcttcttcttcttcttcttcttcttcttcttccctctacCTTGATTATCTTGTTATTAGTTACCCCCTTCATTGCATGGAGTGATATCTCTCCattatcttcttctcttcctcttcttccctcTACCTTGATTATCTTGTTATTAGTTACCCCCTTCATTGCATGGAGTGATATCTCTCCATTATATTCTTCCCCTGACTCCCtacactcttcttcttcttcttcttcttcttcttcttcttcttcttcttttaacaGTAACAACTGGCGCTTGCATTTGTGCCCAGGATAATATTTATCCCCGCACCTGAAACATAAACCAGACTATCGCCTCTGCTCATTGGGCCTTCCTACTAAGCTGGATCCCCccaaattcttcttcttcttcttcttcctccagccTTTCTCCAGTATCTTCTTCTAACAGTAACAACTGGCACTTGCATTTGTGCCCAGGATAATATTTATCCCACACCTGAAGCATAAACCAGACTGTCGCCTCTGCTCATTGGGCCTTCCTACTAAGCTAGATCCCCCCAAATTCCTCACCCCTGTGTTGCCTTTAATCAACTCACGATTGTAGCCTTTTTCCCCCTGATTGAAAGTTCCCATTGTAATAGCCTTTTGTTGTTGCCTTTGCTTCCTCATCAAGGCCTCTACCACCATCTCTTGTAGTCTTGCACTCTTTGTTACATGTTCTATAGTTCGAGGCCTAATCATTTTCACCATGGGTCTTAAATAATCATTGAGGCCACTCAAGAAACTAGATACTAAGTAGGCCTCTAAAAGATGTGGGTTATGGTTAATCATTAAGGACCTTCACTCCTCGAACCTCCTTAGATAAGCCCTTACTTCTCCAACTTACCTTAGCTTGTTAAACTCTTCTATGATATCAGACATACTCCTCTCCCCAAACCTTTCACACAATTTATCAGAAAATTCCTCCCAAGTGTGATTCTCCCTAACTCTAGTCCACCCCTGGAACCAAGCATCAGCCACATCATCAAAGTAGGCGATAGCTAAAGCCACTTTTCTCCCCTCTGGTAtgttataccaatcaaacatccGCTCACATTTCCTCAACCACCACCTGGGGTTGGTCCCTTCGAACACATGGATCTTCCATCCAAGGCATGGGAAACCCAGGATGCTGAGGATTGCCATGGACCTCACGCCCTCTATCCAATATCGCATCCAGTTCTTCTTCCAGTTCGACCTCAATTTCAAAAGTCACATTCATACGATCCATCCTATTATTCTGTAAAATCGGCTCTGTTCTATCCCTAGgaggaaaattgggagaaattcTCACCAAATTTTGGCAAGTAAACATCACAATAAATTGTTGTAGTAGTGCTCCCATTTCTTCTCTCATATGCATGATATCCTCCCGCATTTGAGAGAGCTTCATCCAACCTCCTTTCCAACCCCCCGATTGAGCCTTCCACCTTGCAATCTACTGCCATGATCGCCTCATGGTTCTGTTCGGACTCAAACTCCAATTGGTCCACTCGGTTTTGGAACTCAGACATGGTCGAGCTGACTTGTTGCAGCTACAACTCAAAGTTCttgttaggattaggagctcttagggTCACTCAATTCATATGCCAATATGATTCACACCCACACCTGAAATCAATCCAATacacataaatgaaaaattgaattgaaaatagaaataaaatagagaagaaaacaatcaaaccacacagTGAAGACAGCaagatttatcctagttcaaaCCACATGAATCggtcctacatccagcctttagATCCTCAGAGAAATCCGCTAAGAATGATGAAACCAGTACAAgaatccctctctctctctcacacgcATACACGAGTACAATCAACTTGGAGGATTACAAAGACTATCTTGATTCTAGCTTTCTTCTCACACACTACACTCGTAAATCAGAATAAATGATCATGTGTCAAATGGTGGCCCTatgtcttctatttatagacattacGGGCAGATATTACAAGGGAAATAAAAGACTACACATTTCCTATTATACCCCTCATACATAAGTACATAACTATACTTAGATGGGCTTCACTAGTTTCTTCTAGGGCTTGCACTCGATGCAAACAACAACAGTTCTTCATGCAGGTTCTTTCCACCATCCCACCACCTTCACAAAGAACTCTGGCCAGGATcgagctctaataccaaattgtcactGCTAGGCCATGACAATGGTTGCTCCCCTAATTCAGTATGAATTAGAAGGATGCAACAAGGGAGAAgcagagagaaggaagaaagagagaagatagaGAGTTAGGGAGAGATGAGAGAAGGTTGAGGAAGAATTTAGAATTCTTTCATTGATATTCAACGCTCTCCTCCAAGAGAGTCTTGGGGAGTATATACATCCTGATAAGGGACGCTATCACAGCAGATCCTATCCCCCTTACAATTGTAACAATCTcatttgtcctattctagcccttACACGTGGGTACCCTCTAGGCTAACAAACTCATTCAATAAAATTACAACAGTAAAAGAAATAGCGGAAGTTACAACAatagaaatcaaaatttctatAACTAAGAGCGTGTCTTGTGACACTTTTGCTGCTTTGCCACCTTCTACACAAAATCATCACGATGAAGGGTTCAAATTGCAGAGAATCAAACCCAGAAGGACTagatctttatcttcttcttcttcgataTCTTCTAGACCAGATCTAGAATCCTGATTCCAGAAGTGATGATGGGTTCAATctacttcttttctctctctattgttCTAGCGATTCTAGAACCATTGATGACTAGAAACAACGGGGTTTTGGTAACCATCGTTTCTGGAATTCTCTGCCATGACCCCAAGGGCATAGGAGTAATTGTTCTATtacatgaatttttctttgttgtgcCTTAGGCTGTTGTAGTATTGTACCTTCAATTAGTTACTAACTAAAAGGAagtaacagcctataaataagctaaAGAAGTAGAGAATGGCAGCTTATGAATCaatttgaattatatttctCTTTGttaattctccctccattcttctaaattccccctccccctcctccTCTtgttttctccctccctttctattctctctccccAATTCTTCCATAATTCCATCCTACATCCTTGGAAAACTTTAGGAACAtcacatttggtatcaaagccattcAATCATTGGCTGGATTCCAGCAAATCCATTGCAGTTAGGTTCAGATTTTTGAAGGCCAATTCAGACTGAGATTTAGATCGGCCATTCACGGCGACTGCTAGAAACGGTTTCAAATCATAATTGATGTAATTCAGGTGCAACTAAGCAGCGAATTAGTGAAGCTAATTCCACAAGCTGTATCAGCAGAGCTAGATGACACAGAAGCAAGTTCCAAATCCGATTCAGGAGATTTCCAAGCAACTAGATTTCGATTGTTGAAATTGATAGCAGCGATATCTTAAGGTTGTTTCTCTACTATTAATCGAAATAGCACTAAGCGATTTCCAGCGATCCAGATTAGCATTGATTGAACAAGGAGATAATTTTCATCGTTGATCCAGTTAATCGGGGTCCATCACCGATCCAGTTAATTGAGGTCTAGAACTGAAAGGCGAAGTAGAGCCTGGCGGAATTCCTACGAACTAGACAGCGAAGCAAGGCCAGGCAATCCAGAAGTTGAAGATGAAGCACATCCAGAGTAGCTAATCCAAGAGGCGACACCAACATGTTGATTCTGGGCTAGAACTCTGGCAATTTGTGTTCGACTTTTGAAGGTGAAGCAGGCCAGACGAGTTCTGACTGTGATTACGGCTAATTTACATAGCTGCACTAAAGTGGATCGGATTATCAGCAGGCGGTCTCTATAGATCTCGACAGCTCCTACTTAGATTGCTAAATCGAGGATTGAAAAGTTGTCCTTGGAGCAATGAACTGTTTGAGGTAAGCAACTTGAGGAAATGGCAGAAGGCAACCACATGATGAAGAGAGAATTTGATAAATACAAAGAAAGTCTTGATAATTTTGGCCAAAAACTGGACCAAATGGATGCATTGTTGATTCAGCTTGCAATATTGTATTAGGTCAGTATACCAGTGGATCTTTATCCAAGATCCACTGCAGAACCGATTCTAGCTTCTGCTGGAATCCTACCCATCATGTACCGCGCGATATAAGGCTAGTATTGCAATTAAATGTAATGGAGGGAATAAATGTAATAGAGAAGGAATCTATGCGCGAGTTAGTTAGCGGTTGCAGGGAATGGTACAAAATTTGTTGATGTTGTGGCAGCTTGTACATTCCCCAATGATGTAAACGGTCTCTCTCTTGGGTATTGAGAAATATTACAACTTAATTCTCTTGAatcctctctcatttctctctttcttcctcatttctctCTGATTTCCCTCTCCCAACTCTCTATTGCTCGAGAATCCCTTAGTCAGATCCTCCAGACCTGACACTACCCAAGACCTTTGATCCGCAAGAAGTTGCTTAAGTATCTGCATTGAATCAAGAAGTTCTAATTGAAAAAACAGTGAAAGATGAGGAAGTAAATGATACTCCAATTTAGGGTCGCAAATGATCCAAGCCGTTCATGAGTGACTTGGTGTTCGGCTCGATAAAAGCTTGTTCGAGTTTATTCATTAAAGTAAACAAGTCAAGCTTGAGCCTAATTTTGAAGCTTGATTTGTAAACAAATCGAGCTTGAGCTCAATAAAGCTCGGCTCATTAGCTCGCAAGCTAGCTCAATTAAAGGTTCGCAAGCAAGCAGGCCCGATTAGAAGTTTGCGATTAGCTTGTGAAAACAAACTCGTTTATAAAtgcattaataaatttattcataattttataaatatattatttaacattcatacatatcatcattatatcatttattaaattatatattagatatatattttataaatatattatttaacatatatacatatacatacatatcatcatcatcacttttCCTCTCTTTCCCCCCAAGGAACCCATTTTCTTTGTTCCCCTCTCCCAAACCCACTTTTTATCTTCCTTTCTCTCCTCTATTTCTCCCTTCCTGTTGCTCTTCTTCTCTAGCAATCCATTTTCTTGTTCCTCTTCCCTTCGTTGCCTTTTTCTCGCCTCTCGCTGCCACCGTTGTTGCATCCTCCATCTTCACTGCCTCTTGCCACCGCTACCACCACTCCCTCTGCTGAGTGACGCCACCGCATAGCCTCCTCTTTTAGTGGTggcaagcccaagcccaactcttcAACCAAATTGACGAGCTGAGCTTGAGCTCGGTTCATGTTAACCGAGCTCGAGCCTAAGCTCAAGTTTGCCGAGCTGAGCTTCAAGCTCGAGCCTAAGCTCAAGTATGCCGAGTCGAGCTTACCGAAGCTTGGCTCAACTTGATTGCAACCCTACTCCAATTGAGGAGATATCTGTTCAAAATAAGGAAGTAAAAGATGTTGTGAACTTGAGAAATGATAGGATCACAGCAACTCTGGATTTAGAAGATTTCAAGTTTGTTTTCTTGAAGAACTAGGTACTCCTCCAATACCTTATGACAATACACGACTAAATTTTTAGGATCTACAGAATATAGCCaatgaagaggaaaaagaagttaaaaactGTCAACGTGTGGCAAAAGATGTTGATCTTTTAGGCACTACCAAGGAAATCATAGTAGATGATATTGCTAGAGATTTCTTAGCCGACGATTTAGAGGAGTTGGTGTTGATTTTAGCAGAGGAAAATAGAGCAGGTAATTCAAGAGAGCTTGAAATACTTGTTGAACAAAGAGATATTGTCTCCCCTTTCATCCATACAATAAAGTCAAGAAGgcgaaagaaagaaaagccaaagaaagtaagagaaaagaacaagaaaatgcAAAGAATAAACCAGATCGTGAAAAtgggaattggatgaataaATAGCAGCTcagttgtaataagtttcttgaaGACAAGAAACCtcttaaggggggggggggggattgtcacgaccccaagggcaTAGAAGTAATTGTTCTATTGcatgtatttttctttgaagtaacaacctataaataggctaaagaAGTAGAGAATGACAACTTATGAATCAATTTGAATTAtgtttctctctcttaattctccctccattcttctaAATTTCTCCCTCTCCTGTTTTCTCCAtccctttctattctctcaCTCCCAATTTCTTCCATAATTCCATTCTACATCCTTGGAAAACCCTAGGAACATCACATTCTCATTTTCCATggctttttattttatttttagattttttatgttttagttttgttaattttagtttaatataatttaattatgattaattaaatttaagttatatagagtttaacttaaattaagtagaaacaatttagaatctgagggatttaaattaagtagaaagaaaacagaatatatggaatgcaaatttagtaaaaatgcaagagtggatgatgttataataaaattagaagaccaaatcttacaaagaaaaaatcattttcgatatttgggatcagtgattcaaaaagatggagaaatccacgaggatgtcgcacatagaattaaggcaggttggctggagaaatgcatcgggagtgttatgtgatggtaaaatcccattaaaattgaaagaaaaattttataggacaactataagaccagtcttgctgtatggctcagaatgttaggcagtcaaataccagcacgAGCAAAaaacgagtgtagcggagatgaggatgttaagatggatgtgcggacatacaagaaaggataaaattagaaatgaagttattcgtaataaggtaggagtagtgccaatcgaagagaagatgagagagactagactaagatggtttggtcatgtgagaaggagactaagagacgctcatgtgaggagagttgatgaaatggaacaattagtcacaaaaagaggtagaggtagacccaagaagactttgggagagacattaaaatttgatatgaaatatatggatctaaatgaggatatgacaaaagacagaaatacatggaagtctagaattcatgtagccgaccccacatagtgggataaaggctggatatgttgttgttgttgttgtagagTTTAATTGACACCACTTGTGATGGAAGGGGCATCTGAGCAAAAACTATAAACCACAGGGCCTCCAAAAGCATTTATAAACCACAGGGGGTCTTCGTGCAAATAACCCAAACCAGAGGGGGATGGGTGCAATTTACctgaaatgaaaatatatatgtatatatatatattagcaatGCAGTGTGGTTGAGATAGGGTTCATTGAGTTGGCATGAATGTTATAAAACATCcatcatgaaaaataaatataatttcaaaaccCAGAGAAAATAATCATCCCTATGAATGTCAATATCAAAGAATTCAGAAGAATACTTCTGTTTTTCAACAGCCTCCATGAGAACCTAATTGTTACAAATTCACTAATTGgtactcaaaacaaaaaacccaaaatctaaggactaatatttcaagtaaacatgtcaaagcaaataaaaaatattcaaattttccACCAAGCTCAGCATCTTGGAAACATGAAATCCATAAGCTAAAACTCGGGATCTAAGGAGCATAGGGCACCCTGAAGTACTTATACATGTAGAACTAAGGCTCACCCTATTCCAATATAAGTAGAGAGTTTTTTAGCACAAAAGTTGCAGAAGATCTGTAACAAGTGTTGGTGGGAGGAAATTTCTACTTGAACTGAGGTTTAATTTTACATATTCCTAGTATTTAACAAACTCAAACACGGATCTATAGATGTTATGTTGGGGTGAATAAAATGGCAATTTTTTTCCCaagaacaaaaaaacaaatcagaAGGGCTTCAAATAGTCTTCTCAAAAAACTTGATTGTTTCCTGATTACAACAGTACagatataaaaattacaattcCTTGTGctctttttcatcttttacaTGGGGAAAAATGAAAGTAAGAATTCTGGAGTGCTCCACGATCATTGAATAGCTGCGAAATGCAAGTAAAATGTTTCCGAAGTAGCAACAACACCTAAACATGTACTGAGTTTTAGCTACCTAACGTTGAATAACAGTTGCTCTTACATAAGCGACATTAAGTAAAGACATAAAGTTATAGAGAACAGCTAGTTCATCTGTGCTTATTTTTctgcaaacaaaagaaaatactttGGGAGTTTTCACTCTTTGGGTAAAGCTGTTGGTATCTTGATTCCAAAGATGACTTTGGTCTTTGCATGTGTCAGATTATACTCAAAATTGCACATATTATAGCTGTATAAACATACACGTTGCTAGTTTATGTGAATTctgtaaaaatagaaattgcaCATCATTTATCACCATAAGACAAATTTCAGAAGAATAAAAGTCAGCAGGGTCAAATATAgttcttttctattttgagaag contains the following coding sequences:
- the LOC127813596 gene encoding uncharacterized protein LOC127813596, whose translation is MINHNPHLLEAYLVSSFLSGLNDYLRPMVKMIRPRTIEHVTKSARLQEMVVEALMRKQRQQQKAITMGTFNQGEKGYNRELIKGNTGVRNLGGSSLVGRPNEQRRQSGLCFRCGDKYYPGHKCKRQLLLLKEEEEEEEEEEEEEECRESGEEYNGEISLHAMKGVTNNKIIKVEGKVKDCSLLILIDSGSTHNFLDEGTAKRLKCLLMGTQPLSVTVANGSRVLSRSACLGFCWEMQGRSLRLISGCYNWEVVMWY